From Thermococcus barophilus MP:
ATAGCAAAGAAAAACTTAAAAATCAACAATGTGAAGAATGCCGAGGTTAGGTGGGGCAATCTTTATGAACCCATCAAAGGAGAAAAGTTTCACAGCATAATTACAAACCCTCCGGTGCATGCTGGCAAGGAAGTTTTGAGGGAAATAGTTATAAATGCTCCCAAGCATCTCTACGATGGAGGTCTGCTCCAGCTGGTGATAAGAACTAATCAGGGCGCAAAGTTTATTAAAGCCCTAATGGAGCAAACCTTTAATGATGTAAGAGAATTAGCTAAAGGGAGTGGTTATAGGGTATATGCCGGGATCGCCTAGCCTGGGATGGCGCGGGCCTTGAGAGCCCGTGGGCGTTTGCCCGCCGGGGTTCAAATCCCCGTCCCGGCGCCAAAATCCTCTTTGAAGGATTGAAGCTGGAGGTGTAGTTATAATGGCAGATTTCAGACACATCGTTCGTGTTGCGGGAGTCGATTTGGATGGGAATAAGCAACTTAGATGGGCGCTCACAGGAATAAAAGGGATAGGCATAAACTTTGCCACGATGGTGTGCAGAGTTGCTGGATTAGATCCATTTCAGAAGGCAGGTTATCTAACAGACGAGCAGGTTAAGCTCATTGAGGAAATCCTTGAGGATCCAGTTAAACATGGAATCCCACCCTGGGCAGTAAACAGACCAAAGGACTACGAGACTGGAAGG
This genomic window contains:
- a CDS encoding 30S ribosomal protein S13 — encoded protein: MADFRHIVRVAGVDLDGNKQLRWALTGIKGIGINFATMVCRVAGLDPFQKAGYLTDEQVKLIEEILEDPVKHGIPPWAVNRPKDYETGRDMHLIGAKLVMAWREDINRLRRIRAYRGIRHELGLPLRGQRTRSNFRRGTTVGVRRKKK
- a CDS encoding class I SAM-dependent methyltransferase, translating into MSHYYSKNPNVPLKTKTIKVFIRGQYFKFITASGVFSFGKYDEGTRLLVENAILEKDWRVLDLGCGYGAIGIVISKFVDYVVMTDINRRAVSIAKKNLKINNVKNAEVRWGNLYEPIKGEKFHSIITNPPVHAGKEVLREIVINAPKHLYDGGLLQLVIRTNQGAKFIKALMEQTFNDVRELAKGSGYRVYAGIA